One genomic segment of Cygnus olor isolate bCygOlo1 chromosome 20, bCygOlo1.pri.v2, whole genome shotgun sequence includes these proteins:
- the TEX14 gene encoding inactive serine/threonine-protein kinase TEX14 isoform X4 → MSADKESSAQMLEFIQRCTFHMQAAIQNFPCDQLRKVCSSKALVCSPSRFGGLVQGNVDSPLGRFLKCGANAARNIYSFGFGKFYLAGSRHLGYLASLPIIGEKDVVQADDEPTFSYHVGPCMIMTNLMWGSSRVTVKELSFEPHQNCSKLRLADLLIAEQEHSSKLRHPHLLQLMSVCLSSDLEKIRLVYERVNFGSLYSILHERRTEFPVLRMETILHVLLQINDALRFLHSRGFIHRSITSHAIQIVSSGEAKLCNMEYMIESKDGGEHSDLTRIPVPVQLFKWCSPEVILEKTVTVKSDVYSFCTVMQEALTETLPWKGVEDSVIKQLIISGQQLEADVRLPIPYYGVVKSGLEPKQKNRSMNLQDIQYILKNDLKDLTKSQTGHTDEMSKVQRPAVFADINICLASAFSYQKRTLELHEKEVTEADSSPAPRYSLFPEETNALVDCEASSNLQPVAQEKIHDLDSEVQATCSVSDVDDSLCSFEMNEILASYPESHEDFQEEGAGVGQTLKDKERQQKVKDKAALRDLFVSPGVYCEENPAYEECGFSDSVTEDTTEEEEGESDVSDLCMLAQVRGDAGRRMSGPSPDEQHISKCVLNLKIVQSMLQQAADSLCRTELKLDKFIANERQKKLLQEMGTYQLSKQTSHDRPWNRSDDIYQNTNNPFSGLNVFLWKAIGPPSSGYIPPLVTREARGGLGGDGFQAISKAAEETWAAQNEKWKSFHQMSKSKNENNQHDLSFSGVKSLDNREGLDHEHLLPRVSVRCKNKFNLQCQRGSDSHSAASGSEEERWCYPKSASEIYSTKTSEERRMRQPEWRSEVKEMAKRVASGQLELISTNPTSECTSESETESIEEAFQHIAIRVQKSRDQQRERWHAGDNVEPWDVGCEDRSASEESDLESMFISSGGRSCQSPSQDEQAESGITIHKSSVIPQQAEILSRGHSRELPCSSISSADMSEEFLTPDYFLPPPTQGNTDLEVKITDKTGMNSVSRMLDTSNPGDKLEDTCDVLLQKRKSEDAGLGIQVSGGKILFCGTAAQNSGNNTLGVNQLSHMPVASVEAAQELISGEPQEDSKEKDISVTDIQDLSSIPCEEENYYKNINCKTPRVSHAPTSVSTPLSSEEKKSVAFKKYRHGHEVALDSSSCGCQEVSSAESRTFTTAYEEGRSTENTSAPVEVHSSGLNEPDGLSVVASSLRSTRKASALSQAPNHFIDDLPPPAQELLDDIEYLKQQDSITQEFEEKGLFDHGMQINVAGQIKMEDRDTKEEIEQNEKRDHSVLTKEAFNLAEETERAHSTLDDILEGILHAVPADEEIQEQPQAHALGAASLKDPEDLGRKKGVEEGGAGTRSSEPEGCAGSSEDTHPEDQKFRLRKRLSSLSPFRIIVLDQSSCPT, encoded by the exons CTTGATGTGGGGAAGCAGCAGAGTTACAGTGAAGGAACTCAGCTTTGAGCCCCATCAGAACTGCAGTAAGCTGCGCTTAGCTGATCTTCTCAttgcagagcaggagcacagTAG TAAACTCCGTCATCCGCATTTGCTGCAATTGATGTCTGTTTGTCTGTCTAGTGATTTGGAGAAAATCCGTTTAGTATACGAAAGGGTAAACTTTGGCTCTTTGTACAGCATCCTTCATGAAAGG cgtACAGAATTTCCAGTGCTGCGCATGGAGACAATTTTGCATGTACTGCTTCAAATTAATGATGCTTTGCGTTTTCTACACTCCCGGGGGTTTATCCATCGTTCGATTACATCCCATGCTATTCAGATTGTTTCTTCTGGAGAGGCAAAGCTGTGCAACATGGAATACATGATAGAGAG CAAAGATGGTGGAGAACACAGTGATCTGACTCGTATTCCTGTCCCAGTCCAGCTATTTAAATGGTGCTCACCTGAAGTAATCCTTGAAAAAACTGTCACGGTGAAATCGGATGTTTACAGTTTCTGTACAGTAATGCAGGAGGCCTTGACAG AGACCCTgccctggaaaggtgttgaaGACTCTGTTATTAAACAACTCATAATTTCAGGACAACAGTTAGAAGCGGATGTCAGACTTCCTATACCTTACTATGGTGTAGTAAAGTCAGGGCTAGAACCTAAACAGAAGAACCGCTCCATGAACCTTCAGGATATTCAGTATATactgaaaaatgatttaaag GACTTGACTAAGTCTCAGACTGGCCACACTGATGAAATGTCAAAAGTGCAAAGGCCTGCCGTTTTTGCAGATATAAACATCTGTTTGGCATCAGCTTTTAGCTACCAGAAGAGAACACTGGAACTGCATGAAAAAGAGGTAACAGAGGCTg ACAGCTCTCCTGCCCCAAGATACTCTCTTTTTCCTGAGGAGACTAATGCTTTAGTAGACTGTGAGGCATCGAGCAATCTACAGCCAgttgcacaggaaaaaattcACGACTTAGATTCTGAAGTCCAGGCGACCTGCAGTGTCAGTGATGTGGATGACAGCCTCTGTAGctttgaaatgaatgaaatcttGGCCAGTTATCCAGAATCTCATGAAGACTTCCAGGAAGAAGGAGCTGGAGTAGGTCAGACTCTAAAGGATaaagaaaggcagcaaaagGTAAAAGATAAGGCGGCCCTCAGAGACCTCTTTGTGTCCCCTGGAGTGTACTGTGAGGAAAATCCAGCTTATGAGGAATGTGGCTTTTCAGACTCAGTCACAGAGGACActacagaagaggaggaaggggaaagtgACGTCTCTGACCTGTGCATGCTGGCACAGGTGAGAGGAGATGCTGGGAGAAGAATGAGTGGTCCGTCCCCAGATGAGCAGCACATCAGTAAATGTGTCCTTAATTTAAAGATTGTTCAGAGCATgttgcagcaggcagcagattCCCTGTGCAGAACAGAGTTAAAACTGGACAAATTCATTGCCaatgaaaggcaaaagaagCTGCTCCAGGAAATGGGAACGTATCAGCTTTCTAAGCAAACTTCTCATGACAGACCCTGGAACAGATCTGATGATATCTACCAAAACACCAATAACCCTTTTTCTGgacttaatgtttttttatggAAAGCCATAGGTCCGCCCTCAAGTGGCTATATTCCACCTCTGGTAACACGCGAGGCACGAGGAGGTTTGGGTGGAGATGGTTTCCAGGCTATTtcaaaggcagcagaggaaaCGTGGGCAGCTCAGAATGAAAAGTGGAAGAGCTTTCATCAGATGAGTAagagtaaaaatgaaaacaaccaGCATGATCTCAGCTTCAGTGGGGTGAAAAGCCTGGATAATCGAGAGGGCCTAGACCATGAG CATTTACTCCCACGTGTGTCTGTAAGATGCAAAAATAAGTTCAACTTGCAGTGTCAGAGAGGGAGTGATTCACATTCTGCAGCAAGTGGAAGTGAAGAAGAGAGGTG GTGCTATCCAAAATCAGCATCTGAAATTTACAGTACAAAAACAAGTGAGGAGAGAAGGATGAGGCAACCAGAATGGAGGA GTGAAGTAAAGGAAATGGCCAAAAGAGTGGCCTCAGGACAACTGGAACTCATTTCTACAAATCCAACCAGTGAATGTACATCTGAAAGTGAAACGGAGAGTATAGAGGAAGCCTTTCAACACATCGCCATTAGGGTCCAAAAAAGTCGAGAccaacagagagagagatggcATGCAGGTGACAACGTTGAGCCTTGGGATGTGGGCTGTGAGGATAGATCTGCATCTGAGGAGAGTGATTTGGAGTCTATGTTCATAAGTTCTGGGG GGAGAAGTTGCCAGTCACCATCACAAGATGAACAAGCAGAATCTGGAATAACTATTCATAAGAGTTCCGTCATTCCTCAACAAGCTGAGATTCTCTCTAGA GGGCATTCAAGAGAATTACCTTGTTCCAGTATTTCATCTGCTGACATGTCTGAAGAATTCTTGACTCCAgattatttccttcctcctcctacTCAGGGAAACACAGATCTAGAGGTAAAAATCACAGACAAGACAGGAATGAACTCTGTTTCAAGAATGTTGGAC aCCTCAAATCCTGGGGACAAATTAGAAGACACTTGTGACGTCcttttacagaaaaggaaatctgaagATGCAGGATTGGGTATTCAGGTGTCAG gaggaaaaatattattctgcggcacagcagcacagaactCAGGCAATAACACACTAGGAGTGAATCAGCTTAGCCATATGCCTGTAGCCAG TGTTGAAGCAGCCCAAGAATTGATATCAGGAGAGCCGCAGGAAGACtccaaagaaaaagatat ATCAGTGACAGATATTCAGGATTTGTCAAGTATTCCCTGTGAGGAGGAGAACTACTACAAGAATATAAATTGTAAAACACCCAGAGTGAGTCATGCACCCACAAGTGTCAGCACTCCACTCAGCTCAG aggaaaaaaaatcagtagccTTTAAGAAATACAGACACGGCCATGAAGTAGCTTTGGATTCTTCCTCTTGTGGTTGTCAAGAGGTGTCCTCTGCAGAGTCCAGGACATTCACTACAGCCTATGAAGAGGGAAGGAGCACTGAAAATACCTCTGCCCCTGTAGAAGTTCATTCATCTGGATTGAATGAGCCT GATGGATTGTCAGTAGTTGCTTCATCCTTGAGAAGCACCAGGAAGGCATCTG cACTGTCACAGGCACCTAACCACTTCATTGATGATCTCCCTCCACCAGCCCAAGAGCTGCTGGATGACATTG AGTATTTAAAGCAGCAAGATTCCATCACTCAAGAGTTTGAAGAGAAGGGATTATTTGACCATGGAATGCAAATAAATG TTGCTGGTCAAATTAAAATGGAAGACAGagacacaaaagaagaaattgagcAAAATGAGAAGAGAGATCATAGTGTATTGACTAAGGAGGCATTTAATTTagcagaggaaacagaaag GGCTCACTCCACTCTTGACGACATTTTAGAAGGAATTCTCCATGCTGTTCCTGCAGATGAGGAAATCCAAGAACAACCTCAGGCACATGCCCTTGG GGCTGCAAGCCTGAAAGATCCAGAAGATcttggaaggaagaagggagtAGAGGAAGGTGGAGCTGGGACCAGAAGCAGCGAGCCagaaggctgtgcagggagttCAGAAG atACACACCCTGAAGATCAGAAATTCCGCTTACGGAAACGGCTGTCTTCACTTTCTCCATTTAG gaTAATTGTTTTGGATCAGAGCAGCTGTCCTACATGA